In Rhinoderma darwinii isolate aRhiDar2 chromosome 9, aRhiDar2.hap1, whole genome shotgun sequence, the following are encoded in one genomic region:
- the CDC42EP2 gene encoding cdc42 effector protein 2: MSTKAPIYLKRRSRKGKLRDVLSPDMISPPLGDFRHTIHIGSGEGDIFGDISFLQGKFHLLPRLNTSSSTSLSPDGTPPLSRSELPSPVLKNAISLPTISEPQALSLLQAPPPKPPRLHLDDKNKSPVKETAKPLQMMDNGFSSDVKEERFLAHAGSLLSLHVDLGPSILDDVLQIMNKE, from the coding sequence ATGTCAACGAAAGCTCCCATCTACCTGAAGAGAAGATCCCGCAAAGGAAAGCTGAGAGATGTCTTATCTCCCGACATGATAAGCCCTCCACTTGGAGACTTCAGACACACCATACATATTGGCAGCGGGGAAGGAGATATTTTTGGAGACATTTCTTTTCTACAAGGCAAATTCCACCTTCTTCCACGACTAAATACTAGCTCTTCTACGTCTTTGTCACCTGATGGCACCCCACCTCTGTCACGTTCAGAGTTGCCATCACCTGTCTTAAAGAATGCCATCTCACTTCCTACAATAAGTGAGCCGCAAGCTCTCTCGCTGCTTCAGGCCCCGCCACCGAAACCACCTCGGCTTCACCTGGATGACAAGAATAAAAGCCCAGTAAAAGAAACAGCCAAGCCCCTTCAAATGATGGATAATGGCTTTTCATCTGATGTAAAAGAAGAGCGGTTTCTCGCTCACGCTGGATCTCTTCTTTCCCTTCATGTGGATTTGGGACCTTCAATATTGGATGATGTGCTACAAATAATGAACAAAGAGTAG